A region from the Triticum aestivum cultivar Chinese Spring chromosome 3D, IWGSC CS RefSeq v2.1, whole genome shotgun sequence genome encodes:
- the LOC123076101 gene encoding uncharacterized protein, whose amino-acid sequence MLCNFLLSPVGYETHSSIQFLHPVNPRRSWAELWQKRRRDGAEGAARRSRRRWPRRCSGTARRAKKSFGDELVATLDQLLQPPCAVAVGRLCSAAPVPAPVPVRCRAQEFGEEDDCRACTREGRWTSLALQRGHSSGWVRRRPAPAASTLRCDLSATASPLPPPPTRVLVQRKSMELLTRIVVGFYKKGGSSARISIRSILDEASNVDTEFAAGRSAEFAGGRRSAEFVGGRRTAVELSNLACIGYSRDTHVVLLVC is encoded by the exons GGCGGAGCTGGGCGGAGCTGTGGCAGAAGAGGCGGCGCGACGGAGCAGAAGGGGCGGCACGACGGAGCAGGAGAAGATGGCCGAGAAGATGTTCAGGCACGGCGCGACGGGCGAAGAAGAGTTTTGGTGATGAGCTTGTGGCCACGCTGGACCAGCTGCTGCAGCCCCCCTGCGCCGTCGCCGTGGGTCGCCTGTGTTCTGCTGCTCCGGTGCCGGCACCTGTCCCTGTGCGGTGCCGTGCTCAGGAATTTGGCGAAGAAGACGACTGTCGTGCTTGCACGCGAGAAGGGCGCTGGACCTCGTTGGCGCTGCAAAGGGGGCACAGCTCAGGTTGGGTACGCCGTCGGCcagcgccggcggcgagcacgCTCCGCTGTGACCTGTCCGCCACAGCCAGTCCTCTCCCGCCTCCCCCGAC TCGTGTCCTTGTCCAACGCAAATCAATGGAGCTGCTGACCAGGATTGTTGTTGGCTTCTATAAGAAGGGAGGGTCCTCGGCTCGAATCTCCATCAGGTCAATTTTGGACGAAGCATCCAATGTCGACACCGAGTTCGCCGCAGGAAGAAGCGCTGAGTTCGCCGGAGGTAGAAGAAGCGCCGAGTTCGTCGGAGGTAGAAGAACAGCCGTCGAGCTGTCCAATCTCGCCTGCATTGGCTACAGCAGAG ACACCCATGTTGTGTTGTTGGTCTGTTGA